The Cydia pomonella isolate Wapato2018A chromosome 9, ilCydPomo1, whole genome shotgun sequence sequence cttaaaaggGCAgacaagtttattttatttaatgagttAAAGAAAAACCCTGGTTATagcactaaaaattaaaaaccaaatGTCTACAAGCAaagagaagaaaaagaaaaacattttcagTACTTGCTTTTCCTTTATATTGTaaagtacgattcccaccgaacgggcggagtcgggcCGCGTTGGAGCGCATTTCAAACTTGtacggccgcaagccggtcggctcctcGCGGACGGCTCCGGTCGGATTACATCACCTCtgccatacataatgtataggcacattgaaaatgcgctccgACGCGGCCCGACTCCGCCCGTTTGGTGAGAAACGAACTTAACAGACGTCAAATATTGTCAGCAAAGGccttggaaaaaaaaatagtaagtatCTCTATACTTGCTAATGTTTTTTCTCTCAATATAATCCATACCTCTAAAACCCTTTTAGTGTCTTTGCTTATGTTTAAAATACTGaatgtattatttgtttttctgAAAACCGTACTTTGCTATGAAAATTGAACGTTGATACCGATGTTTAATTATGGCATACTTTTTGTGAAGTCTGTTCATTTTACAGTAATCTACTTACTAAGGTGGGTTAGGTACAGTTAAATATGTGCcaaaaaaatgtacacattaatttattaaatatttaacaccttataaataacaacatgatacaataaatataatgaatgaataatgaaagtatataataataagcacTTTGCCCGCGTCGATGTTttataccttgactgtacataatttaTCATATCAAGGAAAGTAAATGTAACCAATCTAGAGTTCATTTCATAGTCTATAAATAGTTAACtgataatgtatgtatgtagagtTATCTGCATGCTTTGTTTTGACATTTGTATGCGACTGCGCGCTTGTGAGAATCGTGGAGAATCGCGTGCGAATTGCGAACATACCGTAAACAATGACGTTCTCTAGTTATTCTCGTTAGAATGTACTTCTTCATTTGCATATCTGGGTTATCTATGATGTGCCTTACATATTAAGCTATGTATTAGTAGGTAGTATTATATTAGTAGTAGGTAAAGCGACTTATATTAGACAgttattttttggaaaatgtgaaaggaaataataattaataacgtaCACAAACGCAgttcagtaaaaatattttacttcaaTAGTCACAAACTTAGCTTAAAATAGGCAATAAATAACTTAAGAAAACGGGTTTATGGCGGAGATCGGTTTATGAGGAGATGAGCACGACTGAGGGCTCTGTCGGAACGGCCGGTTCTTCGGGCTGCCCGGCCGGCTCAGGCTGCGACACCTCGGGTTCCGGAGCCGGGGGTGCTATCGCTCGGCACACCAGCGTCACGGGGTCACGCTCTCGGTCTGGTCCGCACTGCTCCTGAGCTCCCAGAAGTTTGTACTCCTCTTTGTCGCTCTCGGCCTCCTGCGACTCGGCTTCAAACCTTCTTCGGCCAGCGATCTCGACGACGACGTTCCGACCGTCGGTGTCCGCGTATCGCTCGCTGTCCGACCCGATATCCACCCTGTACGGTGTGCTAGGCTCCACAAACGCCTCCATCACCCTAACGTCTGCGCGCTCCTGGAACTCATCCTGCTTATTGGTTTTCAGGCCGCCGCCGAATATGTCGGTGATGGGCAGCTTCATCTTATCCGGGTAGGCGATGACGAGGACGACGTTCTGGACGTCGGCGCGAACGTTGAAGTCGCCATCCTGCCGCTGGTCATAGGTGgcaggcgcggcggcggcggccgccAACAGGGTCGCGAAGGTCAGTGTGTGCAGCATCGCGCGTGTGGTGCGGTGTCCCGGCGGTGACTGCGCGCGGCCGGCGTCCGCGCCGCTTTTACTGGGCTCCCGCGAACCAGTCGCCGGATGAAACGAGCACACGGTAACGGTTAACACAACACGATCTCGGTCCCTGGCGCTGTGGACGCAGTAATGGACACACAATTTTTACCCGCTCATTAAGAGGTCGCAACGgtgtatttgtttattattaaaacttagGGGCGTCGTTAATTTACGCGAAAGATACCGTTTGTACTTGAACATTGGAAACTACGAAGTGTTCGTGGGAAGAGAGCTAAGGCTATactgtttgttttgtttacaatAGTGTCCCGCTGTAGATAGTTACATCTATTGTTACGACAAAACAATCGCCCATAAAGGTCTCGTAACACTTTCATTATTCGAAAACAAAGAATGAAAGGCAGATATAGCTAAGGAATTGGCTAGGATTCCGAAGGAAAAGCACCTGATACTTACTCGTGCCTACTCTTTAAATTActcatattaatattaaaaagtagGTAACTACTTAATTTTCCATACGACATAGGTACCTAACTAGATTTTTCCCCGATTTAACGCAAGAGGAAAGACACAAAGAAATATACTTAGAACTCCCGTCAATCCAATTATCGTTAAAATAAGACGTCAATAGTCTACTCATTAGGACATTAAACACAGCAAATGTAATTGTTCCTTTCTGTGTTAAGATTTGTATCATCAAGACGacaattttgataggtattcCTGAAAACtagatcggaaccggttttggGCGAAGTAAAATCACATATattaaacacccctataatggccCAAGTAGCACAAAGCTGCATTATATAATTCCACACTAGGTCCACATCGGTTGTTTTAGCACTTTTAACGACTTATTAGTGTCCACGCGAACTGTCAAAGCTGCATAAGAAATATCGTGACACAATATAGTGCATTTTTCTGTACAGTGATCCTATTAAGCGCTACACAGACGACACAGAATCACTGCTATTCAGCGTTTAGTAACGTTGTACCGTCTGCTGCAAAACCGCATTTTGTGGACACACATAGTGCTGTTCTCTGAATAATGGTTCACAGGTGTACCTTTAAAGGTCTTGCATTTTAAGAGAGAAAATGTGAACCTCTATAAGGCAAACAGTCACGATGTGTAGTTCATAAACACAGATATAATGCTCTTTGCTGCTTAAACGTATACTTTTACGCCATTAGTCAGCTGATAGAGTTTACTCGTATATCAGCATCAATATAGGTCACAATTGTAGCAAGTGTGTCTTTTATGCAGCTACACAGCAGCGTACTGCTATAAATCTGTACACTCGTGCCCGTCAATTCAGACATGGGCTGAATAATAGAATTTATGTCGGCATTTAGTCTGCTGGTTGAGTTATAATTTACCAGGAATTGAATTTTTATGACATCGGTGGTCTGGTGGTGTGTTTAACAGCTTATAATAGTGTAAATTATTTACCTTACagataataaaaactaaaaatgaaagGAATGTCATGCATGGTTTTAGTTTAGTAACAGCGGAACCCTAACAGCTCGAATCCATAGACGGAATATCTGGTTAACTGGTATAAATGTGAACCTTTACCACCCTTCACAACGATCCGTTACTGATTTCTTTATCACAAGTGCTTCACTTTTCAACTCAAAGCTGAATTGTAACCCACACGTGGCCATTTATATGGCATTGAGCACTAAATTAAAGTTAACACTGACCACCCGTTTATCCACcattttaagtaggtacgcAACTCGTATTATTATAAAGATTTAGCTTTTATCcttttggtttattttagtaAAGGTCGATATGGAACTGatttagattaaaaataaatgaatatgtaaACAGCTTACATGtaaaatgaatatgtaaaaaaaatatacgtgcAAATAgcctatttcattttaaaacattttcacgTATTTGTAGATATTAAGAGAGCGCGAGGAAATTTCGACCTAAATATATATGGTATTTCACAATAAAGTTACATTCCCGATAAAACTTCAcacataagtaattaaataacccAAAGATTTACTTACCTTAACTTTATATTTGTCCACAAAATGGCAACTTCACGCACAACACGACTTATTAGTTTGCACTTCAAAAGCCTCTCTCGGTCTCGTAGATactgagtaaaaattaaaaacgcgTTTCTGCATTGTGCCACAATTTTACTGATAAGTTACTGCTAGCTTGCTGTGTTAGCTTCTTTAAAGCATTTAAGATGTTCACACTTATCCCAATTTTGcggatgagtatgagtatggcTGCATATTAGCTATAATTAGGACCAAGTACCTCATTATTCAGGCTATGTTCAGAACTTATAGTAGCTGTTACCATTAATAATGCTAATATAGTGCAATTGTAACTCAATTGTACAGCATTTAGCCATgtaatttgtgcccaaactaGAGTTACAGCAGCATTATACCAAGGTATAGTGCTGATATACAGCAATTTTAGCTGCTAATGGATCCATGGTGTACTGTAAAAATGCAGTTATACAGAACCTTTGTGCTACTTGggggaacaggcaccagtaatgggatggtatagacaaatcctgtaaaataagtatttaccatcagtttttaatcactggcaacattttaccataaacaagagccaaagagctgcttaagtttaatttttcattgatatttgttagttcgaaaattaatggcgccatacatcccatgactggagcaataaaccatagttttaattggttaataatattgaaaccaattgcagtagctttcatcaaatacatataatacattaaggtcgaattggacattcaacttttaaagcataaagcggtagaaattttacagatgtcgctgaaatatcaaaaatactccaaattttctctaaAATGtccccatgattggtgccgttaacatacctAATACCTAAAAACCTAAAATTAGGCTTAAGTCCTATCGAACTATCGGGTGCAGGAGCAGTATTTTTAGGGTAAAACgggccctattactaagacaccgctgtccgtctgtcaccaggctgtatctcatgaaccgtgagagttgaaattttcacacatgATGTATCTCTGCTGCCGACTTGCCGCtattacaacaaatactaaaaagtacggaactctcggtgggcgagtccgactcgcaattattcggttttttttttaattttttactcaTCTCGAAGTCTCTGCTCTCTTGTTGCTCTGACGGACTTGAAATGTCGTCGTGGGTTATAGCTAGGGTTGCCacacgtcccgtatatacggaactgtcaccgtatttaagtgtc is a genomic window containing:
- the LOC133521542 gene encoding uncharacterized protein LOC133521542 produces the protein MLHTLTFATLLAAAAAAPATYDQRQDGDFNVRADVQNVVLVIAYPDKMKLPITDIFGGGLKTNKQDEFQERADVRVMEAFVEPSTPYRVDIGSDSERYADTDGRNVVVEIAGRRRFEAESQEAESDKEEYKLLGAQEQCGPDRERDPVTLVCRAIAPPAPEPEVSQPEPAGQPEEPAVPTEPSVVLISS